A genome region from Roseovarius sp. THAF27 includes the following:
- a CDS encoding ZIP family metal transporter, translating to MEPFSPITLGFLGSLAAGSLTAVGAVPVLFGRIPSRATRDLLLGFAAGVMLAASFFSLIIPALDAAEGQFDNGALPAAIVCVAILLGMGAVALMNERLPHEHFKSGREGPDAASLRRVWLFIIAITIHNFPEGLAVGVGFGADGLSGGLPLAIGIGLQNAPEGLAVAVSLLGEGYSRFRAWGIAALTGLVEPFGGLLGAGIISLSQPLLPWGLAFAAGAMLYVISHEIIPETHRSGHQNRATLGLAVGLVIMLFLDVWLG from the coding sequence TTGGAACCTTTCTCTCCAATTACCCTTGGCTTTCTTGGAAGCCTGGCCGCCGGATCGCTGACTGCGGTCGGGGCGGTCCCAGTTCTTTTTGGGCGCATCCCGTCCCGGGCTACGCGCGATCTGCTGCTTGGCTTCGCAGCGGGTGTCATGCTCGCTGCTTCGTTTTTTTCGCTGATCATTCCAGCTCTCGACGCAGCCGAAGGACAGTTCGACAACGGTGCTCTCCCGGCGGCCATCGTTTGCGTTGCGATTCTGCTTGGCATGGGCGCCGTTGCTCTGATGAACGAACGGCTGCCGCATGAGCATTTCAAGTCGGGGCGGGAAGGCCCAGACGCCGCATCGCTGCGCCGCGTCTGGCTTTTCATCATCGCGATCACGATCCACAATTTTCCCGAAGGGCTTGCCGTCGGCGTCGGGTTCGGGGCTGACGGTTTGTCGGGCGGGTTGCCACTTGCTATCGGTATTGGATTACAGAATGCCCCCGAAGGTCTGGCGGTGGCGGTTTCGTTGCTCGGCGAGGGATATTCCAGGTTTCGCGCCTGGGGCATCGCCGCTCTGACCGGTCTCGTCGAGCCTTTCGGTGGGCTTCTCGGCGCGGGCATTATCAGTCTTTCGCAACCGCTGCTGCCTTGGGGTCTCGCCTTCGCAGCAGGTGCGATGCTCTACGTCATCAGCCACGAGATCATTCCGGAAACCCACCGGTCCGGCCATCAGAACAGGGCGACGCTCGGCCTCGCGGTTGGTCTTGTCATCATGTTGTTCCTCGACGTCTGGCTGGGATAA
- the lspA gene encoding signal peptidase II: MRTCLFVGLLAALIAFLVDQATKAIVVSNATVLSSGVSVFPGFNLIYLRNDGVTFGLLGGAPWWSLVVLALGICVWLAAMLIRSSSRVEAIAYGAIIGGALGNILDRLRFRAVTDFFDFYIGTAHWPAFNMADIFVVGGVVLLSAPWVGARLQTDS, from the coding sequence ATGAGAACTTGCCTCTTCGTCGGTCTGCTTGCTGCTCTAATCGCCTTTCTTGTCGATCAGGCAACGAAGGCAATCGTTGTTTCCAATGCGACTGTACTTAGTTCCGGTGTATCGGTCTTTCCCGGCTTCAATCTCATCTACCTGCGCAATGACGGGGTGACCTTCGGGCTTCTCGGCGGTGCGCCATGGTGGAGCCTTGTCGTATTGGCGCTTGGCATCTGCGTCTGGTTGGCGGCCATGCTGATCCGTTCCAGCAGCCGGGTCGAGGCCATTGCCTATGGTGCGATCATCGGCGGTGCTCTTGGCAATATTCTGGACCGCCTGCGCTTTCGTGCAGTGACGGATTTCTTCGATTTCTACATCGGGACGGCGCATTGGCCTGCCTTCAACATGGCCGATATTTTTGTGGTTGGCGGCGTGGTGCTGCTCAGTGCGCCGTGGGTTGGCGCTCGACTTCAGACCGATTCATGA
- a CDS encoding DUF411 domain-containing protein, whose amino-acid sequence MKRLAPALAVTLALFPAGQAVAVAIQIDVRKTNGCGCCHSWMKHLEESGFAPTGEDMFGGSLVRFKLDNGVPQRMVSCHTALVDAYVIEGHVPASDIQRFLDERPDAVGLALPGMPYGSPGMGPEDDREAYDVFLIRGDGSTEIFSSYSAAD is encoded by the coding sequence ATGAAACGATTGGCTCCCGCCCTTGCAGTCACGCTGGCCTTGTTTCCCGCGGGGCAAGCTGTCGCCGTTGCGATCCAGATTGACGTCCGAAAGACAAACGGCTGCGGCTGTTGTCACTCCTGGATGAAGCATCTGGAGGAAAGCGGATTCGCGCCGACAGGCGAGGACATGTTCGGGGGATCTCTTGTGCGCTTCAAACTCGACAATGGCGTGCCTCAGCGCATGGTGTCCTGCCATACGGCTTTGGTCGACGCCTACGTGATCGAAGGTCATGTGCCGGCATCAGACATTCAGCGTTTTCTGGATGAGCGTCCTGATGCAGTGGGGCTGGCGTTGCCGGGAATGCCCTATGGCTCGCCGGGCATGGGACCGGAAGACGATCGTGAGGCTTATGACGTCTTCCTGATCCGCGGCGATGGATCGACCGAGATCTTTAGCAGCTATTCGGCCGCTGACTGA
- a CDS encoding copper chaperone PCu(A)C: protein MKKLPHIKGLAFLLLLTGLSAPGFAGSEDVVVESAWSRASIGTSRPGAAYMTVRNRGDDAVTLTKIATPLAMMPQIHETKTDSAGLSSMAPAGEITIEPGQSVALEPGGLHAMLMKLQEPMAEGETFPLTLTFSDGGKVTVEVPILGIAARGPEG from the coding sequence GTGAAAAAACTTCCACACATCAAGGGATTGGCCTTTCTCTTGCTGCTCACGGGCCTGTCGGCCCCGGGATTTGCCGGCTCGGAGGATGTCGTCGTCGAGAGCGCGTGGTCCCGCGCCTCGATCGGCACGAGCCGTCCGGGGGCTGCCTACATGACCGTGCGCAACAGGGGTGACGACGCCGTTACGCTGACCAAAATTGCGACACCGCTGGCAATGATGCCCCAGATCCATGAGACGAAAACCGACTCCGCTGGCCTCAGTTCCATGGCGCCTGCAGGCGAGATCACGATTGAGCCCGGCCAAAGCGTGGCATTGGAGCCGGGCGGGCTGCACGCCATGCTCATGAAGCTGCAAGAGCCGATGGCCGAAGGCGAGACTTTCCCGCTGACACTGACCTTCTCGGATGGCGGCAAGGTGACGGTCGAGGTCCCAATCCTCGGGATCGCCGCGCGTGGACCAGAGGGCTGA
- a CDS encoding SCO family protein, translating into MQRRQLLLYGAAGAGVLGMTLFVGWWRVDGLGAPEPKGQRPLPLSAMEFRLTDHEGNEVGPGTLIGRPTMVFFGFTYCPDICPTTLSDISGWLEELGDEASEMNVVFITVDPERDTVEAMAEYVGYFHPVIRGWTGPEDQIARATEGFRASFERVPTEGGGYTMNHTASVFLFDAEGELVTMIDYHEPREFAVPKIRRALTENVEGAK; encoded by the coding sequence ATGCAACGTCGGCAGCTCCTTCTATACGGCGCAGCCGGTGCCGGCGTCCTTGGCATGACGCTCTTCGTGGGCTGGTGGCGGGTGGACGGGCTTGGTGCGCCTGAACCAAAAGGGCAGCGGCCCCTGCCCCTATCGGCGATGGAGTTTCGGCTGACCGACCACGAGGGAAATGAGGTAGGGCCTGGCACCCTGATCGGTCGTCCGACAATGGTATTCTTCGGGTTCACCTACTGCCCGGACATCTGCCCGACGACCCTATCGGATATTTCCGGCTGGCTTGAGGAACTGGGCGACGAAGCATCAGAGATGAACGTTGTCTTCATCACGGTCGATCCGGAGCGGGACACGGTTGAGGCCATGGCCGAATATGTCGGCTATTTTCATCCGGTCATTCGTGGCTGGACGGGGCCGGAAGACCAGATTGCCCGCGCCACAGAAGGGTTTCGTGCCTCATTTGAGCGCGTCCCGACTGAGGGCGGCGGCTATACGATGAACCATACGGCAAGCGTATTCCTGTTCGATGCCGAGGGTGAGCTCGTCACGATGATCGACTATCACGAACCAAGAGAATTCGCGGTGCCAAAGATCCGGCGCGCACTGACAGAAAACGTAGAGGGGGCAAAATGA
- a CDS encoding thioredoxin domain-containing protein produces MKRRGLILSVLALGAAGFGGAAWYATRPEAIAEAAPVDPQLADGLIRPYSPILGPETAPVTIVEFFDPACEACRAFYPVVKDIMAGHGNAVRVVIRYTAFHGDASVEAIRVLEAARMQDVFEPVLEAVLQEQPRWASHGAPEPGLLLEIAASGGLDVEAAQTQMLAPDVVAVLNQDRADVKTFGVRQTPTFYVNAKPLDPFGEAELRRLVATEVAASQS; encoded by the coding sequence ATGAAACGACGCGGCCTCATCCTGTCCGTTCTCGCTCTCGGTGCCGCCGGTTTCGGCGGTGCCGCATGGTACGCAACCCGCCCCGAGGCGATTGCCGAGGCCGCCCCCGTCGACCCGCAATTGGCCGATGGGCTGATCCGGCCCTATTCCCCGATCCTCGGCCCCGAGACGGCGCCTGTCACGATTGTCGAGTTTTTCGATCCAGCTTGCGAGGCGTGCCGCGCATTCTATCCCGTGGTCAAGGATATCATGGCTGGGCACGGTAATGCGGTACGTGTCGTAATTAGATACACTGCCTTTCACGGGGACGCTTCGGTGGAAGCGATCCGTGTTCTTGAAGCTGCGCGGATGCAGGACGTGTTCGAACCGGTGCTCGAAGCGGTCTTGCAAGAGCAGCCCCGATGGGCGTCCCATGGTGCGCCGGAGCCGGGTTTGCTCCTTGAGATTGCCGCAAGCGGAGGTCTGGATGTCGAAGCTGCCCAGACGCAGATGCTGGCCCCCGATGTTGTAGCGGTGCTGAACCAAGACCGTGCCGATGTCAAAACGTTTGGCGTGCGACAAACGCCCACGTTTTACGTAAATGCCAAACCGCTAGACCCGTTCGGTGAGGCGGAACTACGGCGGCTGGTGGCGACGGAAGTTGCGGCCAGCCAAAGTTGA
- a CDS encoding cytochrome c oxidase assembly protein — translation MAAWYYMRGLARSARIRGTVSLWRQAMFFAGLTCIFVATNASLASLGHSLFSVHQVEHLLLRLAGPLLIAVSQPWRILQAGLESRWRRYLGALANAWFVRFMAHPATATALLIASLFVWQIPVLYGLAQRIAAVELLAHLAMVLAGIWYFGMLFDWRDPPAGARRGARLISGFVVIVSNIFLGSLTTLKEVALYASYQTTGTGLSATLSDETIGGYVIWVPSSMVMIAAIILVMNGWNAAEVRRWDARYELTRASNSAALEFPETAEELRLKVAKPNRDMGRTLALGALVMFLIVMITVVTIVYAL, via the coding sequence TTGGCCGCATGGTACTACATGCGCGGCCTCGCGCGATCCGCTCGTATTCGCGGGACGGTTTCTCTTTGGCGGCAGGCTATGTTCTTCGCTGGCTTGACCTGCATTTTCGTGGCCACGAATGCGTCTCTGGCTTCATTGGGGCACAGCCTCTTTTCGGTGCACCAGGTGGAACATCTTCTCCTTCGCCTTGCAGGACCACTGCTCATCGCTGTTTCGCAGCCGTGGCGCATCCTGCAAGCCGGTTTGGAAAGTCGGTGGCGTCGATACCTCGGCGCGCTGGCGAACGCCTGGTTCGTGCGGTTCATGGCGCATCCGGCAACCGCCACTGCCTTGCTCATCGCTTCGCTCTTCGTCTGGCAGATACCGGTCCTTTACGGACTTGCGCAGCGCATCGCGGCGGTCGAGCTGCTCGCACATCTGGCGATGGTGCTGGCAGGGATCTGGTATTTCGGCATGCTTTTCGACTGGAGGGATCCCCCTGCCGGTGCGCGACGCGGAGCGAGGCTGATCTCCGGTTTTGTGGTGATTGTTTCAAACATTTTTCTGGGTTCCCTCACGACACTTAAGGAGGTGGCCCTTTATGCCTCCTACCAAACGACAGGCACCGGCTTATCTGCAACTTTATCCGATGAAACGATTGGTGGCTACGTGATCTGGGTCCCATCCTCGATGGTGATGATCGCCGCGATCATTCTGGTCATGAACGGCTGGAACGCTGCGGAAGTGCGTCGCTGGGATGCGCGATACGAACTGACGCGCGCCTCGAACTCCGCCGCGCTCGAATTTCCGGAAACGGCCGAAGAGTTGCGTCTGAAGGTTGCAAAGCCAAATCGTGACATGGGCCGGACGCTCGCCCTAGGCGCGTTGGTCATGTTCTTGATCGTCATGATAACGGTGGTGACGATTGTGTATGCACTGTGA
- a CDS encoding disulfide bond formation protein B translates to MTRLSGETALGLAWFIALNASLAVLFIGEVLGQTPCLLCWVQRTFMFPLAIILGLGLWWQDRRVGRYAIALAIGGAAIALWHLGLYFGLIPERIQPCTASGPSCTDDNQLFFGIPIPLMALVAFAMIGLLSAVSLKETQK, encoded by the coding sequence ATGACCCGACTTTCCGGAGAGACTGCTCTCGGCCTGGCTTGGTTCATCGCGCTAAACGCATCTCTCGCCGTACTCTTCATCGGGGAGGTGCTGGGGCAGACTCCTTGCTTACTCTGCTGGGTTCAACGCACTTTCATGTTCCCCTTGGCCATAATTCTCGGGCTTGGGCTGTGGTGGCAGGACCGGCGCGTCGGTCGCTACGCGATCGCGCTGGCTATCGGTGGCGCCGCCATAGCACTTTGGCACCTCGGCCTCTATTTCGGGCTGATTCCCGAACGCATCCAGCCCTGCACTGCGAGCGGCCCATCCTGTACCGACGACAATCAATTGTTCTTCGGCATTCCTATCCCACTGATGGCGCTCGTCGCCTTCGCGATGATCGGTCTGCTGTCGGCTGTCTCACTGAAGGAAACACAAAAATGA
- a CDS encoding penicillin acylase family protein, translating to MRRLILISLYLFLSIFASGLFVWGAGYFLLNASVPDYEENFSVAGIEGPVNVLRDASAIPHISAGSAADSYFALGFVHAQDRLGQLLRARRTAQGLLPLEQIAELEPSTSDALEAYAAGVNAWLGLVSEGGRGRGAPELLIADERTIAAWRPVDSINVANAFLNDLRPDKLQNELSGFPDNQIPSDRPATPELFAASPRVKLTAWALPEDRTTTGAPMLAADISGPLSLPSEWYLADLQTPEGVAIGATMPGVPFIVVGHNERVAWAFRSFSPNEIEEPEVSKAAQTSDFLMMLDRLAKSAGVNYALNATMNKVPDGLEVLAVDRTTLAVWPESEVKRPGSFQDARLAVLDDRRPVFTVESAIAVQRDTVSAVARTLLPLMAKELWFVSSASDIKENKVGKLREEVLDELSQWNGEMGRYSLEPLVFWTWVRALQRRILQDEFPSATAVWTRPNPDFLSAVLSDRRGSAIWCDIRPSARIETCQDQARAALDDAIAKLVDRYGSDPSVWFWGAEHTLNMQWSPIQSNGIISDLLSLEAPYSGDPYTLIASDNDRPVASSVGTNFQAVMSFSDESLSYFITPAGQSGHPLSRFYDNLFPRWMQSKYLVMSTDLSLARGGAVGTSRLSPLSAYSRAVKQGRSR from the coding sequence TTGAGACGGCTGATCCTCATTTCACTATATTTGTTCCTGTCGATTTTTGCATCAGGCTTGTTCGTTTGGGGTGCTGGCTACTTTCTGCTCAATGCCTCCGTTCCTGACTATGAAGAGAACTTTAGCGTTGCGGGTATAGAAGGCCCGGTTAACGTCCTGAGAGATGCTTCAGCTATACCACACATTTCCGCCGGCTCCGCTGCAGACAGCTATTTCGCGCTCGGTTTCGTTCACGCGCAAGACCGGCTGGGGCAATTATTGAGGGCAAGGCGGACAGCGCAAGGTTTATTGCCACTTGAGCAGATAGCTGAACTTGAACCGTCGACATCGGATGCACTCGAAGCATATGCCGCAGGTGTCAACGCCTGGCTTGGGCTGGTGTCCGAAGGCGGGCGCGGCAGAGGCGCACCTGAACTGTTGATCGCGGATGAGAGAACGATCGCGGCGTGGAGGCCCGTTGATAGCATCAATGTCGCAAACGCATTTCTGAACGATCTTCGCCCCGATAAACTTCAGAACGAACTGTCTGGATTCCCAGATAACCAGATTCCGTCAGATCGACCCGCGACACCCGAGTTGTTTGCCGCTTCTCCAAGGGTCAAACTGACTGCGTGGGCGTTGCCCGAAGATCGGACTACTACCGGAGCACCGATGCTTGCGGCGGATATCAGTGGTCCTTTGTCACTGCCGTCCGAATGGTACTTGGCAGACCTTCAAACGCCGGAAGGGGTCGCGATTGGCGCTACGATGCCAGGCGTGCCTTTCATTGTCGTTGGTCACAACGAGCGCGTCGCCTGGGCGTTCAGATCTTTTTCGCCAAATGAAATAGAAGAACCAGAAGTTTCCAAAGCTGCGCAGACAAGTGATTTCTTGATGATGCTCGACCGTCTGGCCAAGTCCGCCGGTGTGAACTATGCTCTGAACGCAACCATGAACAAGGTGCCAGATGGATTGGAGGTCCTAGCGGTCGACCGGACAACTCTGGCGGTTTGGCCTGAAAGCGAGGTCAAGCGTCCTGGATCATTTCAAGACGCCAGACTTGCAGTTCTCGATGATCGCCGGCCCGTATTCACTGTCGAGAGCGCGATTGCGGTTCAACGCGACACGGTCAGCGCTGTCGCGCGTACCCTTCTTCCGCTGATGGCAAAAGAGCTCTGGTTCGTGAGTTCCGCAAGCGACATCAAGGAGAACAAAGTCGGAAAGCTTCGCGAAGAAGTTTTGGACGAGCTTTCTCAATGGAATGGCGAGATGGGTCGCTACTCACTGGAACCGCTCGTGTTCTGGACATGGGTACGTGCTTTGCAAAGACGCATACTTCAAGATGAGTTTCCATCTGCAACTGCGGTCTGGACCAGACCGAATCCTGATTTCCTATCCGCGGTCCTTTCAGATCGAAGAGGGAGCGCAATCTGGTGCGACATCCGCCCGTCCGCCCGCATTGAGACCTGCCAGGATCAGGCTCGTGCAGCTCTGGATGATGCCATTGCCAAGCTTGTTGACCGGTACGGAAGCGATCCTTCAGTCTGGTTCTGGGGCGCGGAACACACACTGAATATGCAGTGGTCGCCAATCCAGTCGAACGGGATTATCAGCGATTTGTTGTCTCTCGAAGCGCCATACTCGGGTGACCCTTATACACTGATCGCTTCTGACAATGACCGCCCGGTCGCCTCCAGCGTCGGCACTAATTTTCAGGCAGTCATGTCGTTTTCGGATGAAAGCCTCTCCTATTTCATCACGCCTGCCGGTCAGTCCGGCCATCCGCTGTCACGTTTCTACGACAACCTGTTTCCTAGGTGGATGCAGAGCAAATACCTCGTGATGTCAACCGATCTATCTTTGGCCCGGGGTGGCGCAGTAGGAACTTCGCGACTTTCACCCTTATCCGCCTACAGCCGGGCAGTAAAACAAGGGAGGAGCCGATAA
- the lnt gene encoding apolipoprotein N-acyltransferase, with amino-acid sequence MKPGLPQFVSEDPNLFPRTGLALVAGGLTVLTLPPFSWLIAVPVSFSVLFIVLRNISTSRAFLVGWAFGLGQFGIGISWIAESFYVDAERFGALAIPAVVGLSAGLAIFPASAAMLFAAIMQHRVLHGIKAGLLLATCWMATEWLRGHVLTGFPWNLAAYALVDHAALRQPAAWVGSYGMSFLTVFIGTLPSVLIAVAPKRRLSVFALFSVAMTGLWGGGTLWSSQDVPPTDITLRIVQGNVPQVEKWAPGSRKRTLEKYLRLSVRPGRFDLLLWPETAFPGFLDEDAIARTQISAALPDGRVLLTGAPDRVEGDGATRYFNTVQAYDGSGEILAGYAKHHLVPFGEYVPLKGLLPFERLTEGLGDFTPGPGPRTLAIPGAPLVGVAICYEIIFPGQVVDELLRPDWIFNGTNDAWFGTSIGPEQHLASARMRAVEEGLPVVRAANTGISAIIDASGEIVARLDIGQTGVIDARLPAAHAPTPYARFGDWTSLALICAAWGIAFAVGFTCQRFNRENTRSEEL; translated from the coding sequence ATGAAGCCAGGTTTGCCGCAGTTCGTTAGTGAGGACCCAAACCTCTTCCCGCGCACAGGTCTTGCCCTTGTTGCCGGCGGATTGACGGTTTTGACCCTTCCGCCGTTTTCTTGGCTCATCGCGGTCCCTGTCTCCTTCTCCGTGCTCTTTATTGTTCTCCGGAACATCTCAACCTCGCGCGCTTTCCTTGTCGGTTGGGCTTTCGGACTGGGCCAATTCGGGATTGGAATTTCCTGGATCGCCGAGAGCTTTTACGTCGATGCCGAACGTTTCGGCGCACTGGCGATCCCAGCAGTAGTGGGACTGTCCGCCGGGCTAGCGATTTTCCCGGCCAGCGCAGCTATGCTTTTTGCCGCCATAATGCAGCATCGAGTTCTCCATGGTATTAAGGCGGGCCTTTTGCTTGCGACCTGCTGGATGGCCACGGAATGGCTGCGGGGTCATGTTCTGACAGGATTTCCGTGGAACCTTGCTGCATATGCTTTGGTCGATCACGCCGCGCTGCGACAGCCAGCGGCCTGGGTTGGAAGCTACGGCATGAGCTTTCTCACGGTCTTCATCGGCACCTTGCCAAGTGTTTTGATTGCGGTAGCGCCAAAGAGACGTCTGTCCGTTTTCGCGCTCTTTTCCGTTGCGATGACGGGTCTCTGGGGTGGCGGTACACTTTGGTCAAGTCAAGACGTTCCGCCGACAGACATTACATTGCGCATTGTTCAAGGCAATGTGCCGCAAGTCGAGAAGTGGGCACCGGGCAGCCGCAAGCGAACCTTGGAAAAATACCTGAGATTGTCTGTGCGACCCGGCCGTTTCGATCTGCTGCTTTGGCCGGAAACGGCTTTCCCCGGTTTTCTGGACGAGGACGCCATTGCGCGCACGCAAATATCTGCGGCTTTGCCAGACGGCAGGGTCCTTTTGACAGGTGCGCCGGACCGCGTAGAGGGAGATGGGGCAACCAGATATTTCAACACTGTACAAGCCTATGACGGCAGCGGTGAGATTCTGGCGGGATATGCAAAACATCATCTCGTTCCGTTCGGGGAATATGTGCCCCTGAAAGGCTTGCTGCCCTTTGAGCGGCTGACAGAAGGGTTAGGCGATTTTACGCCAGGACCAGGGCCACGCACACTGGCGATCCCTGGGGCACCTCTGGTCGGGGTGGCGATCTGTTACGAGATCATTTTTCCGGGCCAGGTGGTCGATGAGCTTCTCCGTCCTGACTGGATATTCAACGGTACAAATGATGCATGGTTCGGAACCAGCATTGGACCTGAGCAACACCTCGCTTCCGCGCGCATGCGCGCGGTCGAGGAAGGGCTTCCCGTGGTCCGCGCGGCCAACACTGGGATATCCGCGATTATCGATGCCAGCGGAGAGATCGTCGCCCGTCTCGACATCGGGCAAACTGGTGTCATAGATGCCAGGCTTCCGGCAGCGCATGCGCCCACGCCTTACGCACGTTTCGGTGATTGGACGTCGCTAGCGCTCATCTGTGCGGCCTGGGGCATAGCCTTTGCCGTCGGATTCACATGTCAACGTTTCAATCGCGAAAATACAAGATCGGAGGAATTGTGA
- a CDS encoding SCO family protein has product MLAGAASFAFIGFLLSADYRAASWRDVSEPPFFAEFELTGHNGMVFTEEDFEGQWMLVFFGFTNCPDICPTTLSEVAAVMEGLGDDASKVQPIFITIDPQRDNPTALAQYVPKFDAGIIGLTGTPEQIDETSETFPIFYERIEEAAASDGYTMGHTSHLFLFDTQAGFAKSWPYGTPAQDILADLRERL; this is encoded by the coding sequence ATGCTGGCGGGTGCGGCATCGTTCGCCTTTATCGGGTTTTTGTTATCGGCTGACTACCGTGCCGCCAGCTGGCGAGATGTAAGTGAACCGCCGTTTTTTGCGGAGTTCGAACTAACAGGGCACAATGGAATGGTTTTTACAGAAGAGGACTTCGAAGGCCAGTGGATGCTGGTTTTCTTCGGCTTCACAAATTGTCCTGACATCTGTCCAACGACGCTCTCAGAGGTCGCAGCGGTGATGGAGGGTTTGGGAGATGACGCGTCAAAAGTCCAACCAATCTTCATCACGATAGATCCCCAACGAGACAACCCGACCGCACTGGCGCAGTATGTGCCAAAGTTCGACGCGGGCATCATCGGGCTCACAGGCACACCGGAACAGATCGATGAGACATCCGAAACCTTTCCAATCTTCTACGAGCGGATCGAGGAAGCTGCAGCATCAGACGGCTATACAATGGGGCATACATCACATCTTTTCCTTTTCGACACGCAAGCAGGCTTCGCAAAATCTTGGCCCTATGGCACCCCCGCTCAAGATATCCTCGCCGACCTAAGAGAGAGGCTCTGA
- a CDS encoding M23 family metallopeptidase, with protein MKIGTVLAAVAVAGAISVAGIAISGVLSKEPVPPSIAEATLWTPDPLTPPRIAEINSVRPTLAQADIAFEFRPVPLLTVSPTDTSLPSIEPSLVTWSREIASGETLDAVLSDAGLDASDRAEIALAIGAEYDLRRLRPGHIVTVVSTTDDNPRRVELAVEDGVRIEAVFGELLAARVLEPDPELVTFAGKAVIESSIFAALDTADIPARFAVDLAQMLGGTVDFRRDLAGGETMRLLWREARDGNKRIGQPELAFAELDLGGSVYEIVWPDDGSGQATIYVDGEVLRVFAQPVEGARLSSVFGRRTHPVYGNVRMHTGVDFAAASGTPVKATAPGRVSFIGRRGGYGRVVEIAHGSDTLTRYAHLSEVPDTLEQGQRVMAGDLIGRVGATGTATGPNLHYEVLVDGRPTDPLSDDRLAEAAEREADDTAALERLSEARSLLAERLASEFAETTTERL; from the coding sequence ATGAAGATAGGAACTGTCTTGGCGGCCGTGGCGGTCGCAGGCGCGATTTCGGTTGCCGGCATCGCCATCTCTGGCGTTCTGTCCAAAGAACCGGTGCCCCCTTCGATTGCTGAAGCGACCCTCTGGACTCCCGATCCGCTCACGCCGCCCCGGATTGCCGAAATCAATTCGGTCCGCCCCACACTCGCCCAGGCGGATATCGCATTCGAGTTCAGACCCGTGCCCCTCCTGACCGTTTCCCCCACAGATACCTCCTTGCCATCTATCGAGCCCTCGCTGGTCACCTGGTCGCGCGAGATTGCGTCGGGCGAGACGCTTGATGCGGTCCTCTCCGATGCGGGGCTGGATGCTTCGGATCGCGCCGAAATCGCCTTGGCGATTGGCGCGGAATACGATTTGCGCCGTCTGCGTCCGGGTCACATCGTTACCGTGGTTTCCACAACGGACGACAACCCGCGTCGTGTAGAACTCGCCGTCGAAGACGGTGTCCGGATAGAGGCGGTCTTCGGCGAACTGCTTGCCGCTCGCGTGTTGGAGCCGGACCCCGAATTGGTGACTTTCGCCGGCAAGGCGGTGATCGAGAGCTCGATTTTCGCTGCCCTGGACACGGCAGACATCCCCGCCCGTTTTGCGGTGGACCTGGCGCAGATGCTGGGCGGCACCGTGGATTTCCGTCGTGATCTCGCGGGTGGCGAGACGATGCGCCTCCTTTGGCGCGAGGCCCGAGACGGGAACAAGAGGATTGGTCAGCCTGAGCTTGCCTTCGCTGAGCTGGATCTTGGTGGATCGGTCTACGAGATCGTCTGGCCGGACGACGGCAGCGGTCAAGCGACGATCTATGTCGACGGAGAAGTGCTGCGCGTGTTTGCGCAACCGGTGGAAGGAGCGCGGCTGAGTTCCGTCTTTGGCCGTCGCACACACCCAGTCTATGGGAATGTGCGCATGCACACCGGCGTCGACTTTGCCGCGGCAAGCGGTACGCCGGTAAAAGCAACGGCGCCCGGACGCGTGAGCTTTATCGGACGTCGTGGTGGATATGGCCGGGTGGTGGAGATAGCGCATGGATCCGACACCTTGACACGATACGCACATCTCAGCGAGGTGCCGGACACACTCGAACAAGGGCAGCGAGTGATGGCCGGAGATTTGATCGGCCGCGTCGGTGCAACTGGCACCGCAACCGGCCCAAATCTGCATTATGAGGTTCTGGTCGACGGTCGCCCGACCGATCCTCTCTCTGACGACCGACTAGCAGAGGCGGCCGAGCGTGAAGCGGACGACACGGCCGCGCTTGAGCGACTGAGTGAGGCGCGTTCACTTCTGGCTGAGAGGCTCGCCAGCGAATTTGCCGAAACGACAACCGAAAGGCTTTGA